The nucleotide sequence GCCCAGTCTGCAGTTGAGAATACAATTGTAAATCTCGGCGGCGTAGATGTGTTTACAAGGTCACAGATGCAGAATGTACTTGATGAACAGAATTTTCAAATGAATCTTGCGGATCAGAATACTGTCGTAAAATTTGGGAAACTGGCAGGAGTGGATTATATAATTTCCGGCAGCGTAGATTATATAAATGCAAGATATATCCCCCAAACAAAATTTAAAGACACGGGCAATGCATGGTTAAACCTCACCCAAGCAGTGGCAAAATCAATGACGGAAGGCTGGAATGTTACAACAGAAATGACAATTCAACTGATAGATGTTGCAACAGGACAGGTTCTTGTTTCCAAAAAGGTCAGAGGAAGAGAACTTGGCGGTATTCAGCCGGCATTTAATCCTGAATTAATTATTTCTGCAGCTAAAAAAGCCATGGGTGAATCTGTCACAGATATAAGATCTGTTTTTTCAGAGAGATTTAGTGCTCGCGGCTATATCAACCAGCTCAGGGGCGGGAAATCTGTGGCTTTGATTTCTATCGGCAGAAGTGATGGCATTAAACCGGGTGATACTGTTGAAGCATATCAATTTGCAGCCATAAAAGATTTTATGACCGGGGAAGTTGAGTGTTATAAGTCAACAATACCTGTAAATATGGTCGTTACTAACCAAGTGAATCAGAACAGCGCGTGGGTACTTATTAAGGGTGATGAGTCAGCTAAATCGAGGATAAAAGTAGGGACATTGGTTGAAAGAGCCCCGTATGAAGGTCAGGGGTTGTTGAATAAACTCTATTGAAGTTATTTTTTTTCGGATAAAGGTGTGATTTATGAAGAAATTTTTAATAATTTTATCAGTTTTACTAATGCCATTTTTTTTGCAGGCAAAGACCGTTTCTGCAGTTGGCGAAGCACAGATTAAAAATGATGATATTGCTTCTGCAAAACTCAGGGCTGTAGCAAGGGCAAAATGGGCTGCGCTTGAAAAAGCTGCCGGAATAAAGGTGAAAGTAGAGACCATTGTTCAGGATGCTGTTTTAGTGGATGAAGCAATAAAGACTGAAGTGAGCGGGGTTATTGAAGATTATAAAATCTCAGATGAAGGAAAAGATAATGGTATATATTGGGTCAAGTTAAGTGCTGAAGTTTTACCGGAAAAAGCCAAAAAGGCTTTCAGTTATTTGTCAAAGAATACAAAAGTTGCAGTTATGCTCCCTGTAGTTCTTCCGAACAACGAGGTAAGACAGACAAACCCTTTATCGGAAAAAATTATAAATGAGCTGGCATCACAAAGTCTTGAAGTAGTTGATCTGTTTTCAGCAGGCTCAGAGATGTCAGTTAAAGAGCTTGAGTCTGCAATGAAGAGCGGGAATTTTATGGAAGTAAGAAATATTGCCAATAAATTTTTATCCGGCTTGATACTGGTGGGTAAAGTTGAATCCACTGTTACAGCCAAAAGCGGCAAGGATGTGGGTTATGGAATAACA is from Flexistipes sp. and encodes:
- a CDS encoding CsgG/HfaB family protein, producing MKRYFFQFFLLTGVTFFFTISCAPPKLDPLSMQIKQEDQEQVVIPDACKSQYKSKIYRVAVVPFLNNTIYGEMTVRNSQIEGRADINRRQAGAAGVIVGPGAAGLGYAGASRTHIKYSGNVNTFMRQIAPKIGEFAQSAVENTIVNLGGVDVFTRSQMQNVLDEQNFQMNLADQNTVVKFGKLAGVDYIISGSVDYINARYIPQTKFKDTGNAWLNLTQAVAKSMTEGWNVTTEMTIQLIDVATGQVLVSKKVRGRELGGIQPAFNPELIISAAKKAMGESVTDIRSVFSERFSARGYINQLRGGKSVALISIGRSDGIKPGDTVEAYQFAAIKDFMTGEVECYKSTIPVNMVVTNQVNQNSAWVLIKGDESAKSRIKVGTLVERAPYEGQGLLNKLY
- a CDS encoding flagellar assembly protein T N-terminal domain-containing protein, producing MKKFLIILSVLLMPFFLQAKTVSAVGEAQIKNDDIASAKLRAVARAKWAALEKAAGIKVKVETIVQDAVLVDEAIKTEVSGVIEDYKISDEGKDNGIYWVKLSAEVLPEKAKKAFSYLSKNTKVAVMLPVVLPNNEVRQTNPLSEKIINELASQSLEVVDLFSAGSEMSVKELESAMKSGNFMEVRNIANKFLSGLILVGKVESTVTAKSGKDVGYGITLPFNVVTGRLTYRLIGEKNGQKLVLASGYVSGRGQGPTVEDAAYRMMENLSTAASNRLISEVMEKIKGINSKRIEVVLAGNNDLDKLMELKNELSFISWVLSVENKSEDTLLVEYPEKSIYLATAIDDLMKYEIKELNKYKIVLRGN